One region of Chryseobacterium sp. C-71 genomic DNA includes:
- a CDS encoding serine hydrolase, producing the protein MKKIYILLLFTAFNFISGQRSDFKKSIDSLLYYLQENNAFSGTVLLQKKNEVIYKGRFSKFSDSSDQYRIGSISKVFTAIITFQLIEEGKLNINTKLDQFYPNIKNADKITIANLLNHTSGIYNYLDWEDYYISKKNNFSKNDMLKLIEMGKPQFKPGSDSYYSNSNYLLLGYIIESITLKSYPENVKIRITDKIGLANTFCETSDKEYMKRNTSYKFNGEKWAKEQDTHPSFTFSAGAIVSTAEDLSKLMQELFKGTLVSENSLKQMQDTYVVNGIGYGLFKAPFYEKTGYGHSGRIDEFHSFAGYFPDDNLSIIILSNGTNIKLNEVVLGVLSKYYDKKYKYPNFSKYESKTAQPTINYIGVYKAQLAGLITLGTFQITLAGKNHLFLSMYNNGKDSEKVLLERKGENSFYAFENGANLLFLLDKKGKVDGIEMKQGKQSIKCKKIK; encoded by the coding sequence ATGAAAAAGATATATATCCTACTACTATTTACAGCTTTTAATTTCATATCTGGTCAAAGAAGTGATTTTAAAAAGTCGATTGATAGTCTTCTATATTATTTGCAGGAAAATAATGCTTTTTCCGGTACAGTTTTGCTTCAAAAAAAAAATGAAGTTATCTATAAGGGTCGGTTTAGCAAATTTTCAGATTCTTCAGATCAATATAGAATAGGTTCTATATCAAAAGTTTTTACAGCAATTATCACTTTTCAACTTATAGAGGAAGGCAAACTAAATATTAATACAAAACTTGATCAATTCTATCCCAATATTAAAAATGCTGATAAAATAACTATTGCAAATCTTTTAAATCACACAAGTGGAATTTACAACTATCTAGACTGGGAAGATTATTACATTTCAAAAAAAAATAATTTTAGCAAAAATGATATGCTAAAACTTATCGAGATGGGAAAACCTCAATTCAAGCCTGGTTCAGACAGCTATTACAGTAATTCAAATTATTTGCTCTTAGGATACATTATAGAAAGCATTACCTTAAAATCATATCCGGAGAATGTAAAAATAAGAATTACTGATAAAATTGGATTGGCAAATACTTTTTGTGAAACTAGTGATAAAGAGTATATGAAAAGGAATACATCTTATAAGTTTAATGGAGAAAAATGGGCCAAAGAGCAAGATACACATCCAAGCTTTACTTTCTCTGCCGGAGCAATAGTTTCTACAGCTGAAGATTTATCAAAATTAATGCAAGAATTATTCAAAGGCACATTAGTTTCGGAGAATTCATTAAAACAAATGCAGGATACTTATGTAGTCAATGGAATTGGATATGGCTTATTTAAAGCACCATTCTATGAAAAGACAGGATATGGTCACTCTGGTAGAATTGATGAATTTCATTCTTTTGCAGGATATTTCCCAGATGATAATCTTAGTATAATTATATTATCCAACGGAACAAACATCAAGCTAAATGAAGTTGTACTAGGTGTACTTTCAAAATATTATGATAAAAAATATAAGTACCCAAACTTTTCGAAATACGAAAGCAAAACAGCACAGCCAACTATAAATTACATAGGTGTGTATAAGGCACAACTTGCAGGATTAATAACCTTAGGTACTTTCCAGATAACTCTGGCCGGTAAAAATCATCTATTTCTAAGTATGTATAATAACGGAAAAGACAGCGAAAAAGTACTCTTGGAAAGGAAAGGTGAAAATTCCTTTTATGCGTTTGAGAATGGGGCAAATCTTCTTTTTCTGCTTGATAAAAAAGGAAAAGTAGACGGTATTGAAATGAAGCAAGGTAAACAATCGATTAAATGTAAAAAAATAAAATAA